A segment of the Hypnocyclicus thermotrophus genome:
AACTGGAGAGTATGGCTTGATATAATAATTATATTAAAAACTATAAAAACAGTATTAATAAAAAAAGGAGCTAATTATGATACAGAATAGTATAGATATAGTTATAATAGGACTAAATGCAGAAAAAACAATAGTTAGATGTCTAAATAGTATAGAAGGAGTTATAAAAGTAAATAGTGATAAAAAAATAAAAGTATATTATGTAGATGGTGGGTCAGTAGATAATACACTTTTATTAGTGAGTAGATATAAGTTTGTAAATATATTAAAGTTTAATAAAAAAAATCCTACTCCTGGAGCACAAAGAAATTTTGGATGGCAGCAAGGAAAAGGAGAATATGTTCAATTTATAGATTCTGACACTACTCTTGAATTAAGCTGGTTTAATGAGGCTTTAAATTTTATAAAAAAAGATGATAAAATTGGAGCCGTTTGTGGAAAAAGAGTAGAACTTTATCCATATATATCTTTTTATAATTGGATAGGAAATATTGAATGGAATCCAAAATTTGGAAATGTTTTAGAATTTGGTGGAGATGTTTTTATAAAAAGAGAAGTTTTAGAAAAAACAAATGGTTATAAAGATAGTTTAATAGCTGGAGAAGACCCAGAACTTTCTTATAGAATTAGAAATTTAGGATATAAAATTTTGAAAATTGATAGAGTAATGACATATCATGACTTAGCTATGATAAATTTTAGACAATATTTAAAAAGAAGTTTTAGAAGTGGATATGCATTTGCAGAAATCAACTATATGTATAAAGATATGTGGGGACAAGAACTAAAAAGAATACTAGTAAGAGGAGGAATTTCTTTAATATTATTCATTATTGCTTTATTATTTGTGATAATAGACTATAGAATTACTTTATTTGCTATATTGAGTTCGCTATTATTATTATTTAGACCAAGATTGTTTTTAGTAAGTAAGTTTATGATTCTTTATAATTTAAATAAAGATGAGGGTAAAAAATATGCTTGGCATGTATCGCTTGTTGTTTTACCACAATTTTTAGGAAGCATAAGATTTTATTTAGGAAAATTATTAAAAAAACCTTTAAAAAATAATAAGATGAGATTATCTACTGGAGGAATAAAATAGTGAGATTTTTTTTTATAATATTATTATTAATGTTAACAATAAGTTGTAGTAATAATAATACAAAAACTTTATATAATTTTAAAGATAATAATATTAAAAGAGAAACTATTAGTGATAGTGAAATAAAATTATCTTCTGCAGAAATAATAAAAAAATTTAATAAAAAAATAAAAGAATATAAATTGAAGCAAGGAGATATAATAGAGCTTATTCCAAATGATATATCATTTAGTAAATTAGAATTAAAAATAACTCCTGATGGAAAAATTAATTTAAAAGATATTGGAGAAATAATAGCAGAAAATAAAACTATTTTTCAATTGCAAAATGAGATAAATAAAAAACTTTTAAATTATTATGATAATTTGAATTATATAATCAATTTAAAGCAAGGGAATAACAGTGTATATGTTTGGGGAAATATTGCAAAACCTGGAGAATACAAGTCAAATTATGAGGATACTTTAATTAAAATACTTACTAAAGCAGGAGGAATAAATCTTAATTTTGAAGATTTAATGGATACGAAAATATATTGTAAAATTATTCGTAAAAATGAAGCTATTGTTATAGATTTGGTTGATATGATCATAAATAATAATCTAATAGGAAATGTATATTTAAATGATAATGATATAATTTACGTGTCTATTGATAAGATAAAAGAAAAAAATATATATGTTTATGGGGAAATTACTAGGGCAGGTAAATTAGAATATGAAAAAAATCTAACCTTAATTGATGTAATATTAAGAAGTGGAGGATTTACAAAAAACTCTGATTTAGAAAAAGTATATTATATACATAAAAATGATAAAAAATATGATATAAGAGTATTAAATTTTAAAAATATAAAAAATATAAATTACAATAAATTAATAGTAAAACCTGGAGATATGGTATTTGTTGAAAAAAATAATATGTCAAATTTTAATGATTTTTTAATTAATGTACTGGAACCTTTAAAAGCAATAAATTTATTTACAGATACAGCAGTCAATATTAATAACTTAAAATAGGAGAAGTTTATGAAATTAAAAAAAAGAAAACAGATAATTCCTTTTTATATTTTACAAAAACATATAATTTTAATTTTGATTGTGGGAATATTATCTTTTTTTGTTGTGTGGAATAAATTGAAAAACACAGTTCAGATATATTATGAATCAACAGGTATTTTAGAAATAGATCCAGTTATAGTTCCTACATTTTCAATAAATAGTTTTGAGGTATCTCAAAATAGTATTACTCAATATTACGAAAAATATGTAGGGACGCAAATAAAAAAAATTACAAGTAAAAAAATAGTAAAGAGTGCTTTAAAAAAATTAACAAAAGAAGAATTGAAAGCACTTTATGGTTCTGATGAGATAAATGATTTTTTAGTAAATATATTTATAAGAAAAATAAAAGTAGAATATTTATCTAATACACATTTAGTAAAAATTTCATTACAATCAAAACAAAAAATAGGAATTGAACATTTTATTAATTATTTAATGAAAGAGTATATAAATGAATCTAATGATAATAAAATAATAGAAGATAATTTTAGAATACAATATCTTATTGAAGAAAAGAAAAAAATAGAATCAGAAATTCAAGGGAAATTAGTTTTAGTAAAAAAAATTGCTCAAGAAATAGGAACTGGTAATTTTGATTCTAGTGATATGCCTTATAAATCAGAATTAAATAGTTTAGAAACTTCATATGTAGAAGTTTATAAAAATAAAATTGAACAAGAAAAAAAATATTTTGAATTAAAAAATGAGATAGAAACTATAAAGAAAATGCCAATAGAAAAAGAGATTAAATCTCTTTTAATTCAAGATAGTGTATATAAAGAGATAAAATTAAACTACATAGAAAAAATAAATAAATTAAATGATGAACTTGACTCCATTCCAAAAGGAAGTAATAAGGAAAAACAAATATTAGGAAAAATAAAAGTTTATCAAAATAAAATAGAAGAATTAGAAAAAGAAACGAAATATAATCTGAAAAAAAATATAGAAAAATCTAGAGAATATGACCTTAAAATAAAAGAACTTAATGCAAAAACAAATTATGAATCAGCAAAAAAACAAGAAGAAGCTATAAAAGAGCAACTTGAAGAAATAAGAGGAAAATATTCAGAAATTTCATTAAAAATATTAGAGGCACAAGAACTTAATTTTGATATATTACAATTAAAAACTTCTCTTAGTGAGATAAAAAATAGGATATCATATCTTATTTCTGAAACTAAAAATCCTGGTCGTTTAAAAATTTTGGAAAGTGCTAGCAAAGTATATGGACCAGCTGGAAATGATGCTATGAAAAGAAAGGTTATTGCGTTAGTATTAGCTTTTGGTTGGATATCGTTTTTATGTTTTATATATGAAATATTAGATCAAAGGATTAAAACTCCTCAAGATGTAAAATATGCATTAGGATTTTCGTCGGCATGGCCTATATCACATTTAAAAAAAGGAAATTTTATATCAGCAAGTTTATATAATACACATAGTGTTATATATAAAGCGATAAAAAGTCTTGTAACAAAATTAAATATAGAAAGAGAAAAACATGGAGCTAAAATAGCAGTGATAAATGGGGTGGATAAAAAATCTGGTGTAACAGAATTGATAATAAATGCAGCTCATACAATGAGGGAAAATTGTGATAAGGTACTTATTCTTGAATTAAATACAGAGAGTGCAAATATCGCTAAAAAAATGCATATAGACATAGATCGAAATTTAGGATTAAAAGATTATTTAACGGGGAAAAAATTAAATAAATGTATTTATAAAGATTATGAAAGAAATATAGATATTCTTCATATGGGCGGTATAATCAATATTACAAATAAAACAATAAAAGAAATTTTAGAAGATTTAAAACAAGAATATGATTTTATATTTATTGATTCAGCTCCAGTTATGCAATCAGCAATGACAGAATATTTGTTATTACAATCTGATATTGCAGTACTTGTTATTCATGGGAATTATACAACACATAGTAAACTTATAAAAACCGTTGAGCTTATAAATCAATTTGAAATAGACAGCTTTACAACAGTAATAAATTGGGGAAGAGTGGGAAAATTTAAAAGATAGGACAAAAATATGGCTAAAGCAATTATTTTGATATTTATTTCAATGTTAATATCAGCTAGTTTTGTATTAAAAAATAAAAGTGAAAAATCATTTATATATATTGTATTACCTTCTATATTTTTATTTCCAAATAGTTTTTTCTTTCAATTAAATAGTTTACCACTTATGGAGATAACGATTCCTATTGCATCACTTTTAGTTATCTCTGCTTGGTACGTTTTTTTTAAAATTTACGAAGCAAAATTTACTTATTTTGATTTTTTAATTTTACTTTATATAGTGGCTCAATTTATTATTGGAATAATAAAAGGTGAGTTTGGATTTAGTTTTCGAGTATTTCAAAGTGATTTAATACAAAACTATTTTTTGTATTTTTTTGCTAGATATTATTTTAGAAATAGTAAATTATTAAAAAAATCTCTTAAGATAATAGTAATAATAAACATATTAATGCTTATTTTTGCACCTATGGAGATGTTTCAAGGGAAATATATTATAAAATATTTTTGGTTAAGTAGCTATCCTTTTTTACAACAAGCGCCACGTTGGGGACTCAATAGAATACAATTATTTTTTCCACATCCTATAATCGCAGGGATTTGTTATTCGATTTTTTCAATAATTTCAGTATATTTTTTTGTACATACAAAGATAAAAAAAGAAAAAATATTTTGGGGAATATCAGTTGTTTTAACATTTATCGGTGTAGTATTTTCTATATCAAGAGGGACAATTGCTTTTTTAATGATATTTTATTTGGTATATTTTTTAGAAAGAAAAAAAATTAATTATAAATTTTTATTTATTATAGGAATAATATTTTTTATAGTATTTAAACAAGAAT
Coding sequences within it:
- a CDS encoding glycosyltransferase, producing MIQNSIDIVIIGLNAEKTIVRCLNSIEGVIKVNSDKKIKVYYVDGGSVDNTLLLVSRYKFVNILKFNKKNPTPGAQRNFGWQQGKGEYVQFIDSDTTLELSWFNEALNFIKKDDKIGAVCGKRVELYPYISFYNWIGNIEWNPKFGNVLEFGGDVFIKREVLEKTNGYKDSLIAGEDPELSYRIRNLGYKILKIDRVMTYHDLAMINFRQYLKRSFRSGYAFAEINYMYKDMWGQELKRILVRGGISLILFIIALLFVIIDYRITLFAILSSLLLLFRPRLFLVSKFMILYNLNKDEGKKYAWHVSLVVLPQFLGSIRFYLGKLLKKPLKNNKMRLSTGGIK
- a CDS encoding SLBB domain-containing protein codes for the protein MRFFFIILLLMLTISCSNNNTKTLYNFKDNNIKRETISDSEIKLSSAEIIKKFNKKIKEYKLKQGDIIELIPNDISFSKLELKITPDGKINLKDIGEIIAENKTIFQLQNEINKKLLNYYDNLNYIINLKQGNNSVYVWGNIAKPGEYKSNYEDTLIKILTKAGGINLNFEDLMDTKIYCKIIRKNEAIVIDLVDMIINNNLIGNVYLNDNDIIYVSIDKIKEKNIYVYGEITRAGKLEYEKNLTLIDVILRSGGFTKNSDLEKVYYIHKNDKKYDIRVLNFKNIKNINYNKLIVKPGDMVFVEKNNMSNFNDFLINVLEPLKAINLFTDTAVNINNLK
- a CDS encoding O-antigen ligase family protein, which translates into the protein MAKAIILIFISMLISASFVLKNKSEKSFIYIVLPSIFLFPNSFFFQLNSLPLMEITIPIASLLVISAWYVFFKIYEAKFTYFDFLILLYIVAQFIIGIIKGEFGFSFRVFQSDLIQNYFLYFFARYYFRNSKLLKKSLKIIVIINILMLIFAPMEMFQGKYIIKYFWLSSYPFLQQAPRWGLNRIQLFFPHPIIAGICYSIFSIISVYFFVHTKIKKEKIFWGISVVLTFIGVVFSISRGTIAFLMIFYLVYFLERKKINYKFLFIIGIIFFIVFKQEFSSHEEVLDDSANYRLNLIMNIDELIGQSMWIGYGGNIKYTGKVGYAWNNEDTMTIDNFYLYRVFTGGIISLSLFMFLIFRAYYEYLKLKEIKECILEKDMKFVNLAIVVIFFIVINYFFVANMYTTDLILYIMFGIISANYEKYILSTDNKVEYKFKRIL
- a CDS encoding AAA family ATPase is translated as MKLKKRKQIIPFYILQKHIILILIVGILSFFVVWNKLKNTVQIYYESTGILEIDPVIVPTFSINSFEVSQNSITQYYEKYVGTQIKKITSKKIVKSALKKLTKEELKALYGSDEINDFLVNIFIRKIKVEYLSNTHLVKISLQSKQKIGIEHFINYLMKEYINESNDNKIIEDNFRIQYLIEEKKKIESEIQGKLVLVKKIAQEIGTGNFDSSDMPYKSELNSLETSYVEVYKNKIEQEKKYFELKNEIETIKKMPIEKEIKSLLIQDSVYKEIKLNYIEKINKLNDELDSIPKGSNKEKQILGKIKVYQNKIEELEKETKYNLKKNIEKSREYDLKIKELNAKTNYESAKKQEEAIKEQLEEIRGKYSEISLKILEAQELNFDILQLKTSLSEIKNRISYLISETKNPGRLKILESASKVYGPAGNDAMKRKVIALVLAFGWISFLCFIYEILDQRIKTPQDVKYALGFSSAWPISHLKKGNFISASLYNTHSVIYKAIKSLVTKLNIEREKHGAKIAVINGVDKKSGVTELIINAAHTMRENCDKVLILELNTESANIAKKMHIDIDRNLGLKDYLTGKKLNKCIYKDYERNIDILHMGGIINITNKTIKEILEDLKQEYDFIFIDSAPVMQSAMTEYLLLQSDIAVLVIHGNYTTHSKLIKTVELINQFEIDSFTTVINWGRVGKFKR